A section of the Drosophila subobscura isolate 14011-0131.10 chromosome A, UCBerk_Dsub_1.0, whole genome shotgun sequence genome encodes:
- the LOC117894158 gene encoding uncharacterized protein LOC117894158 — protein sequence MLRIRAAHLQQLRFNNRLNESMPDSSLPESPKDLGTRGPVVETYVGKQTNQDEAVLPMPPHKIPLDIKGDLTKAVQAKKITLEEVVQKSKLNLLEELQKQKEALALQKANWEEALKKGKETFEEAKNKQLSHLDNAIQKIKSGEALPKINLEGIRKLKIQDAWKKAVAQLKSRF from the coding sequence ATGCTGCGAATTCGTGCTGCccatttgcagcagctgcgcttTAACAATCGCTTGAATGAGTCCATGCCGGACTCCTCTTTGCCCGAATCGCCCAAGGACCTGGGCACTCGTGGGCCCGTTGTCGAGACCTATGTGGGCAAGCAGACCAACCAAGATGAGGCCGTGCTGCCGATGCCACCGCACAAGATACCCCTGGACATAAAGGGCGACTTGACCAAGGCTGTGCAGGCGAAGAAGATAACCCTCGAAGAGGTCGTACAGAAGAGCAAGCTGAATCTTCTTGAAGAATtgcagaagcaaaaggaagccCTGGCATTGCAGAAGGCCAATTGGGAGGAAGCCTTGAAGAAGGGAAAGGAAACCTTCGAAGAGGCAAAGAACAAACAGTTGTCGCACCTGGACAATGCCATTCAGAAAATCAAATCCGGTGAGGCCTTGCCCAAAATAAATCTTGAGGGGATTCGCAAGCTGAAGATCCAGGATGCCTGGAAGAAGGCCGTGGCTCAATTGAAGAGTCGTTTCTAA
- the LOC117903247 gene encoding transcription initiation factor IIA subunit 2-like — protein sequence MADQLYRSTTLGHALQDTLDELIQGGKIKPQLATQVLQQYDESIVKGLKQRAKAQITFKAKQLHSYNLCDSLCVKLKDVEFREHHEIVQVDKVQIVAFKSPKGEMKK from the exons atggccGATCAGTTATATCGCTCGACCACCCTAGGCCACGCGCTGCAGGATACTCTCGACGAGCTCATCCAG GGTGGTAAGATCAAGCCACAGTTGGCCACACAGGTGCTCCAACAGTACGACGAGAGCATCGTCAAGGGCCTCAAGCAGAGGGCGAAGGCGCAGATAACCTTCAAGGCCAAACAGCTGCATAGCTACAACCTCTGCGACAGCCTCTGTGTCAAGCTGAAAGATGTGGAATTCCGCGAGCACCACGAAATCGTCCAGGTCGACAAGGTGCAAATTGTGGCATTCAAGTCCCCCAAGGGGGAAATGAAGAAGTGA
- the LOC117898330 gene encoding LOW QUALITY PROTEIN: uncharacterized protein LOC117898330 (The sequence of the model RefSeq protein was modified relative to this genomic sequence to represent the inferred CDS: substituted 1 base at 1 genomic stop codon): protein MAFSIVSRNILRTSREILERNMAATVGALQQQLTAASLPPSPTHSDCHRLLLVTGGYGAHPLLWHQMPTTAVQAVRKYSKKSAGAARLRREEESDSDADSDDEFEQRRQKTSSKRSERGDSAFWRRKMRTLHRIMDVNHDGVISFDDFNLLAKRFNDLGHLTPEVAAEFNDVIKQTWEEQFGEITPYNLVTAEQFLADLHHRLNDKKMAKRIGRFLPYLFKAVDFDHTGHLDLEQYKLFFRCLGLTEDDAAVSFAVIDKNGDGQLSLKEFVHLGRQFFLTEDDTKISKMFWGPLVADHXRVAATAVEYSQKQEQQQQQQIVRQHHVQDARCNNEPMLPQTTTTTTTITKTTTISHQSLPTRVQVACGSWPYLQHVAPRENNNRNNNNRNNNSNSNNTIIIRNMSIYDYLRQEWNHTAKRYRRESESDEDPTPSPKVRKHNYSNYYQRREEEERERERNGGTGNKNTVEDYDIRFFFYLNSLILFTVSCRKYEGDDLKHFIVERIRNFDRVRRKARKRRKRQPKKMMAAEQLPCAT from the exons CGCCTTTTACTCGTAACTGGTGGATATGGAGCGCAcccgctgctgtggcaccAAATGCCCACAACCGCGGTCCAGGCCGTACGCAAATATTCAAAGAAATCCGCCGGAGCGGCCCGCCTGCGCCGCGAGGAGGAGAGCGACAGCGATGCAGACTCGGATGATGAGTTCGAGCAGCGCCGCCAGAAGACAAGCTCCAAGCGAAGCGAGCGG gGCGATTCAGCCTTCTGGCGTCGCAAAATGCGCACCCTACACCGCATCATGGACGTAAACCATGACGGCGTCATCTCGTTCGatgatttcaatttgctggccaaacGATTCAACGATCTGGGACACCTGACGCCCGAGGTGGCTGCCGAATTCAATGACGTGATCAAGCAGACCTGGGAGGAGCAGTTCGGGGAGATTACTCCATACAATTTGGTGACTGCTGAACAGTTTCTGGCCGATTTGCATCATCGTCTGAACGACAAGAAGATGGCCAAGCGCATTGGACGCTTTTTGCCCTACTTGTTTAAG GCTGTGGACTTTGATCACACTGGCCATCTGGATCTCGAACAGTACAAGCTCTTCTTCCGCTGTCTTGGACTGACCGAAGACGATGCTGCCGTTTCCTTTGCTGTGATAGACAAGAACGGCGATGGCCAATTGTCGCTCAAGGAGTTTGTGCATTTGGGCCGTCAGTTCTTCCTTACCGAGGACGATACAAAGATATCGAAGATGTTCTGGGGACCGCTAGTTGCTGATCATTGACGTGTTGCAGCCACTGCTGTAGAGTActcacaaaaacaagaacaacaacaacaacaacaaattgtgagACAACATCATGTTCAAGATGCACGATGCAACAATGAGCCAATGCTgccccaaacaacaacaacaacaactacaataaCAAAGACAACGACAATCAGCCATCAGTCGTTGCCAACACGCGTGCAGGTGGCATGCGGCAGTTGGCCCTATCTACAGCATGTGGCGCCTCGTGAAAACAACAatcgaaacaacaacaatcgaaacaacaacagcaacagcaacaatacaATTATTATAAGAAACATGAGCATTTACGACTATTTAAGGCAAGAGTGGAATCACACAGCCAAGCGCTATCGCCGCGAATCGGAGAGCGATGAGGATCCAACGCCCAGTCCCAAGGTGCGAAAACACAACTACAGCAACTATTATCAgcggagggaggaggaggagcgcgaAAGGGAGCGGAATGGTGGCACAGGAAACAAGAACACAGTGGAGGACTATGATATAAGATTTTTTTTCTACCTTAATTCGCTAATACTGTTCACGGTATCGTGCCGCAAGTACGAAGGCGATGAcctaaaacattttattgtcgAACGCATACGTAATTTTGATCGTGTTCGCCGCAAGGCTCGCAAACGCCGCAAGCGACAGCCCAAGAAAATGATGGCGGCCGAGCAACTGCCATGTGCCACTTGA